Part of the Sorghum bicolor cultivar BTx623 chromosome 1, Sorghum_bicolor_NCBIv3, whole genome shotgun sequence genome, GCGAGAGCACGACCTTGGGCTTTGACGACGGCAACACGGCGCCCGTGATGTTAAGTCGGAGTTAGAAGAGAACCGCCCGTGCGACGGTTTGAGTTCAGAATTTCAATCATCATTCGTCAGTTTAAGAACGAGACATTGAGGGAAAATTTGGCCACCGATTACAGCGTGCAGCGGCCGCTGAGCGCTCACCTCGTTTTTCTGAACCAAAGGTATAGAGGATTTAGCTCAACGACTAAGGCCAAACCAAAAACATACCTATACTCTAAGGGTAAATTTAGCCCATGACTATATAGGGCCGTGGCCCTAGCGGCCCAAACGCAGTTCCGCCTCTGGTTGCGATGCATGTTTTTAGCATAAGAAGACATGAGATAGCAATTGGGGAAGGATTGGAGAATTGAGGATCGAGAATGGTGGAGAAGGATTGGAGAATTGGGGATCGAGAACGGAAGAACAGCACGCGGAAGGGACAGGATGGAGCGACCAAGAGTGCTTAGGAGATGAGGAGATGAGTTGAGTTTACATCAACTATTCGATGCCCTCTCTCTCATAGGTTTTTTTCTCATATAGTCGCTTAGAAGCCTCAGCCTGGACTCGCGCACGCAGGCACTCACATCCAATCTTCCCCAGTGGTATTCCTGTTGGGCCTTCGGCTTCGGTTACTCTTCCTTGGGCCGGCCTCCTCAACAGCATCTAGGCCTGGAGACGAGGAGCCACTAACACATGTGCCTCTTGcaactatatatatagttttattctGCCACTCTAGGACGAAGCCTGCCTCGACAGTGGCTACCGACACACATCAACGACAACAACCGTTCAGTCCCCATTGATCAGGAACACAACAGTTGATCACAGACTCGAGTTACGTCGTCGTCCGCACAGCAGCGTGCGTGACACAACACAAACACAGACACAGCTGAAAATTCTTAGGGCACGCATATGCCACACAAACACATTCTTTCCGGGCTCTGCCGGCCGACGACGGCCATGCATGCATTCGATTTCGATTAGGCGTCGGACCAGGTGATGGAAACCTCGCCGATGTTGGTAGTGAGGCCGAGCGCCTCCCAGACGGCCTGGGACGTGCTGACCTCGTTGTCCTTGCAGCCGCTGTCGGTGTCGCACTCGTCCACGACCTCGGCCATGACGCTGCGCCCGGTCTGCGTGCTCGTGATGCGGATCGGCTTTAGGCACCGGCTTCCGTCCCCGTACCACGCCGTGGAAAGCGCCGCGAGCGGGTCGccgttgttgtggtagcccccgTCGCACGCCGCGGGGCCGCCCCCGCTCCCGTCAGCCTCGAACGAGGTCACCGTCATCACCGCCGGCGTACCACCGTTGGGCGACACGGCCAGGGACGAGCAGCGGTGGGCGGGGTCTGGGTTCACGCATGGATCCGGGTCGTGGTGGTGCCGGGCCACGGCACACCACGACGCCTGCAGAAGCAGGACGGCGACGGCCAGGAACGCAAGCTTGGTGCTCACCATTATTTCTGAGCGCCCGTGCGCTGCTTATGGCTGGCTTACTAGATTTAGCTAACCGTGCTGCACTTGTTGGCTTGTTGCTTCAGCTATGAGCATTGCATTGGGCGGTTTAAATAAGTAGGTTCGTGCGGCAGGCCAGGGATAGTATGCAAGTGTCAAATCGCAACTCTTGTTTGAGGACTGCGATACGAATCCTTTTCTCACTTAGAGAAGTACGATACTCTTCCGGCAAACTCGATAGCCGACACCAGCGCAACTGTTGTTGGAACTGGCATGAGGGCAGCCATGATGTCCATATTGTCAGAAATGATTTATCCAGTGATCGCAAATCACGTCATTAGGACGGCAGCAATGATGTCCAAAATAATTTAGGAACATGCAAACAGTCACACCCCCTAGGATGTATAAATATATGCAAATTCTGTTTATTCGAGATCAAGAGTCATTTGTTCTTTTCAATCATTCATTTACATTCATAATGTTCTAGTTTTATGGGCTCGATCATATCTCTTTTTAATTTTCCCCTCATCCTTCACTATACAGAATAAATAATCTTTACAACTGCTACTTCACATCTGATTTGTCACGGACTGGAGGAGAGACTGTGTAGCATCACTGCTGATTTTGCGGTTATCAACTGATTCGATGCTACCAATGCAACATAACCCGTAAGGATTCCTTGGGGAACTATCATAACCTGTCGATGTCTGATGACCGACAACACATTACGGGGCTACCTAGAATGATGTTAGGAAGACAacgatttatactggttcaACCACTACTAGAATATCCTACCACCCTACGTCCAGTTAGGTGTATTGTCTTgtattaggccctgtttagatgcaGCCAAATAACCAAAATTTTTGGAGAAATGATCACTTTTTGGAAGAATGGATCTAAACGGGGGCTTGTAAAATTTGGCTgtaaagatttggaatttgggaCCTTGGAGCCCCAAAACTGTGTAAACTTGCTTAGGGATCCGTGTCTTGTGTGTTGCAGACCAAAAAATTTAGAAAGCATCTAAACACCTATTTAAATGTAAAGTTTACAGCCAAAAGTTTTGGGATGTAAAGATTTggtatctaaacaggcccttagattGTTGTGTATGAGATATGTAAAGGAGATGCCCCtgtctctctttatatagtacaGAGGTCAGGCGCTTTTTGATCTAATCCTAGTTGGCTAGAACAGAAGAGTTCTAATCTAATTATGAAGTTTGACTTTCCTAGGCAAATATATAGAGATCTAATCCTCATAATCTAATTTATGGGCCAAATATTCATGAGAAATTCTCATATCTcggtaaaaaaaattacataggAGTTTGTTTAAGTTCACCGCTTCTAAAATAATTTCTACATGCAGGACTGGATCATGCCAATATAATTCTGTACCTAAATTTAATATTTGAGCTAGGCTTTGGTTTTCTAAATACATGGGAAGGGGCTCTTTGCAGATTATTGTAGGTTATATTTAGCTCTAGTTCAAGTCAGATTAAAAAATTTTACTTAGATAATTTTCGTATATGTTCCTCGGCTGCTCCTGATCATCTTTTTTTCCTTGGACGAATTGCATGTGGTTCATTGGAATATTCTACAGGTCAGCTTTTAGAACCTAATTATGTACcctctccgtccacgaaagaatcaattcgtaGAATCGGTGCTAGTCacatttttttaagtttgactaactttatagaaaagagtaacaacatctattaCATAAAATACGCATCATATgataatatattttatgatgaatctaatgatactaatttgataccataaatcttagtattttttctagaaatttagtcaaagttcaaaaattttgacttaggacagctctagaaattgactctttcatGGAGGGAGGGTAGTACTTGGTCAAGTCGATAGAAACAATATTGTTTCCTTATTTTAATTACTTATTGCTTCCTTATTTTAGCCACATAGTTAATTCCAAGTGACTGATGCGCAACCATTCTACTGCTAGTTGTTTTATTAATGCACATAGTTCCTTAATCAGCATCATTTTGGGAAATGCATGCAATATGCAGCCTGTGTCGTTGGACTTCCTTTATCTTGACGGTTTAACTGTTCTTTTTTCTACCACAGACTCAAAAGGTCAGTTGATCTGTTAACGCACTCTGTCTAAGAAGGAAGCAACCAATGGGAGTGGAGATTATTATTATCATACACCACATTTTATTCATCTGCTGTAAGTTTGTAAAATGCCTTCAAATTCAACTCTACTTTTACCATTCTGGGCTGTTGTATTAAATTTTTAGCCAGGTGGATTATAAGTTTATAACTGTTGTTATCTGTTTATATTGGCTAAGTTAATATTTCTGTTAAATTGCTTGATAATTTGTATGTCCATGATTTAGTTTTTCTCCAATAGTTAGTGATTGTCTTGCATAGTGGAAACAGGAATAAAAGTAGCTGCAGAACTGAGGCATTAATTACTTAGGTGTTTTCCTAGAAATCATTTTCACTTGAGCATTTGCTTTACTTGCAAGATCACTATTGGCTTAATGT contains:
- the LOC8067377 gene encoding putative ripening-related protein 6, translating into MVSTKLAFLAVAVLLLQASWCAVARHHHDPDPCVNPDPAHRCSSLAVSPNGGTPAVMTVTSFEADGSGGGPAACDGGYHNNGDPLAALSTAWYGDGSRCLKPIRITSTQTGRSVMAEVVDECDTDSGCKDNEVSTSQAVWEALGLTTNIGEVSITWSDA